The following are encoded in a window of Corynebacterium argentoratense DSM 44202 genomic DNA:
- the lepA gene encoding translation elongation factor 4, with protein sequence MVANFAEETFTDPKQIRNFCIIAHIDHGKSTLADRILGLTGVVEARDMRDQYLDNMDIERERGITIKAQNVRLPWVPRSGKHAGEQIVMHLIDTPGHVDFTYEVSRALEACEGAILLVDAAQGIEAQTLANLYLAMENDLEIIPVLNKIDLPAADPDKYAEEISHIIGCEPEEVLRVSGKTGEGVPELLDRVCELVPAPTSEFGDEAPARAMIFDSVYDTYRGVVTYIRMVDGRLEPRQKIKMMSTGATHELLEIGIVSPTPKKCKGLGPGEVGYLITGVKDVRQSKVGDTVTWASKGAGSPLKGYEEPKPMVYSGLFPISQADYPDLRDALEKLQLNDAALTFEPETSVALGFGFRCGFLGLLHMEITRDRLQREFDLDLISTAPSVSYRVVAEDGSEMMVHNPSDWPAGKLREVWEPIVKTTIIVPAEFVGTTMELCQSKRGVMGGMDYLSEDRVELRYTMPLGEIIFDFFDMLKSRTRGYASLNYEEAGEQQADLVKVDILLQGDAVDAFSAIVHRDNAQWYGNKMTVKLKELIPRQQFEVPVQAAIGSKIIARENIRALRKDVLAKCYGGDVSRKRKLLEKQKEGKKRMKSIGSVSVPQEAFVAALSTDEGK encoded by the coding sequence ATGGTTGCCAATTTCGCGGAAGAGACATTTACCGATCCGAAGCAGATTCGGAACTTCTGCATCATTGCCCACATTGACCACGGTAAGTCCACGTTGGCGGACCGAATTTTGGGTCTGACTGGTGTGGTTGAGGCACGTGACATGCGCGACCAGTACTTGGACAATATGGATATTGAGCGCGAGCGTGGCATCACGATTAAGGCGCAGAATGTTCGTTTGCCGTGGGTGCCGCGTAGTGGCAAGCATGCGGGCGAGCAGATTGTGATGCACTTGATTGATACGCCTGGTCACGTGGACTTTACTTATGAGGTTTCGCGTGCGTTGGAGGCGTGTGAGGGCGCGATTTTGCTTGTTGACGCCGCGCAGGGCATTGAGGCGCAAACGTTGGCGAATCTGTATTTGGCGATGGAGAATGATCTGGAGATCATCCCGGTGCTGAATAAGATCGACTTGCCTGCGGCTGATCCGGATAAGTATGCCGAGGAGATTTCGCACATTATTGGTTGCGAGCCGGAAGAGGTCTTGCGTGTGTCTGGCAAGACGGGCGAGGGTGTGCCTGAGTTGCTGGATCGGGTGTGTGAGCTTGTTCCTGCCCCGACTAGTGAGTTCGGCGATGAGGCCCCGGCGCGTGCGATGATTTTCGACTCTGTCTACGACACATATCGCGGCGTCGTGACGTATATCCGTATGGTTGATGGCCGCCTGGAGCCGCGGCAGAAGATCAAGATGATGTCTACCGGTGCGACCCACGAGTTGTTGGAGATCGGCATTGTGTCTCCGACTCCGAAGAAGTGCAAGGGCTTGGGCCCGGGCGAGGTCGGCTACCTGATTACTGGTGTGAAGGATGTGCGCCAGTCGAAGGTGGGCGATACGGTTACGTGGGCTTCTAAGGGGGCGGGGTCGCCGCTGAAGGGCTATGAAGAGCCGAAGCCGATGGTGTATTCGGGACTGTTCCCGATTTCCCAGGCTGATTATCCGGATCTGCGTGATGCGTTGGAGAAGCTTCAGCTTAATGACGCCGCGTTGACGTTTGAGCCGGAGACTTCTGTGGCGTTGGGCTTCGGTTTCCGCTGTGGTTTCTTGGGCTTGTTGCACATGGAGATCACGCGTGACCGTTTGCAGCGTGAGTTTGATTTGGATTTGATTTCGACGGCCCCGAGTGTGTCTTACCGCGTGGTGGCTGAGGATGGCTCCGAGATGATGGTGCACAATCCGAGTGACTGGCCGGCGGGTAAGTTGCGCGAGGTGTGGGAGCCGATCGTGAAGACCACGATTATTGTGCCGGCGGAGTTTGTGGGCACCACCATGGAGTTGTGCCAGTCCAAGCGCGGCGTGATGGGTGGCATGGACTACCTGTCGGAGGATCGTGTGGAGTTGCGTTACACGATGCCTTTAGGCGAGATCATTTTTGACTTCTTTGACATGCTGAAGTCCCGCACCCGTGGTTACGCTTCGCTGAACTATGAGGAGGCCGGCGAACAGCAGGCTGATCTGGTGAAGGTGGACATCCTGTTGCAGGGTGATGCGGTTGATGCGTTTTCTGCGATCGTGCACCGTGATAATGCCCAGTGGTACGGCAACAAGATGACTGTGAAGTTGAAGGAGCTGATCCCTCGCCAGCAGTTTGAGGTCCCGGTGCAGGCGGCGATCGGTTCGAAGATTATTGCGCGTGAGAACATCCGTGCGCTGCGTAAAGACGTGTTGGCCAAGTGTTATGGCGGTGACGTGTCGCGTAAGCGCAAGCTGCTGGAGAAGCAGAAGGAAGGCAAGAAGCGCATGAAGTCTATTGGCTCGGTGTCGGTGCCGCAGGAGGCGTTTGTTGCGGCCTTGTCGACGGACGAAGGCAAGTAG
- a CDS encoding type II toxin-antitoxin system PemK/MazF family toxin, producing the protein MNALSRLLGRITGRIQGITGDDLDEGLRRIGSQLGIDVADGHCTMRKQRTTADAAADSTRPVNIMRHPTAQLKRSIYYAPDMDGRADPGEIVWANMMDKRTKKPYERALVVIGRSREQLLGLMISPNDAHAEEDNWLDIGAGAWDRGGRRCWVRLDSVVAVPELWTKRQGAIIPRRRFDRIANRLRNEYGWY; encoded by the coding sequence ATGAACGCGCTCAGCCGGCTCCTCGGGCGTATCACCGGTCGAATCCAAGGGATCACGGGCGACGACCTCGACGAAGGCCTCCGCCGCATCGGAAGCCAACTAGGTATTGACGTCGCCGACGGTCACTGCACCATGCGAAAACAACGCACCACAGCCGACGCTGCCGCTGACTCCACCCGCCCTGTCAACATCATGCGCCACCCCACCGCCCAACTTAAGCGCAGCATCTACTACGCCCCCGACATGGACGGCCGCGCAGACCCCGGCGAAATCGTCTGGGCCAACATGATGGACAAGCGCACCAAAAAACCCTACGAACGCGCGCTAGTAGTCATTGGTCGCAGCCGCGAACAACTACTCGGACTCATGATCTCCCCCAACGATGCCCACGCTGAGGAAGACAACTGGCTCGACATCGGAGCCGGCGCCTGGGATCGCGGCGGCCGACGCTGCTGGGTCCGTCTAGACAGCGTCGTCGCCGTGCCCGAACTGTGGACCAAACGCCAAGGCGCGATTATCCCCCGCCGCCGCTTCGACCGCATCGCCAACCGCCTCCGTAACGAATACGGCTGGTACTGA
- the rpsT gene encoding 30S ribosomal protein S20, with translation MANIKSQMKRIKTNEKARMRNKAVRSELHTATRKLRALVEAGDKAAATEQLRVVSRKLDKAVSKGVLHRNNAANKKSRLAKAVNKLG, from the coding sequence ATGGCAAACATCAAGTCTCAGATGAAGCGCATCAAGACCAACGAAAAGGCACGCATGCGCAACAAGGCAGTTCGCTCCGAGCTGCACACCGCTACCCGCAAGCTCCGCGCTCTGGTAGAGGCCGGCGACAAGGCTGCTGCAACCGAGCAGCTCCGCGTCGTTTCCCGCAAGCTGGACAAGGCTGTGTCCAAGGGCGTTCTGCACCGCAACAACGCAGCTAATAAGAAGTCCCGCCTGGCAAAGGCCGTGAACAAGCTCGGCTAA
- the holA gene encoding DNA polymerase III subunit delta, whose protein sequence is MAERARAGIITQVRQQLPPGTDLPITLLRAGEVTLSEMYELLSPSLFAEDRVVIFTDADAAGKDPAQVLLDAAKNPPEGITLIIQHSGGGRTKNMVTPLSKLADVVRVDKVKPSERFAWLNQEFRNHGVKVTPDVVNAVLEGVGSDLRELASAAAQLVADTGGDVTVENVRQFYRGVAEVSGFDIADLACAGNTARAVASTRRALQLGLSPVLLTSALATKVGQIARMYSTARPDARELKMQPWLMDKTHKVARRWNGDSVSRAVIVIAELEAAVKGQGGDPNYALEHAVREISELARR, encoded by the coding sequence CTGGCCGAACGAGCACGCGCAGGCATCATCACCCAGGTCAGACAACAACTACCCCCCGGCACCGACCTGCCCATCACCCTGCTGCGCGCAGGCGAAGTAACGTTGAGCGAAATGTATGAGCTGCTCAGCCCATCACTGTTTGCAGAAGACAGGGTAGTGATCTTCACCGACGCAGACGCGGCAGGCAAAGACCCCGCGCAGGTGCTGCTGGACGCTGCGAAAAACCCGCCCGAGGGCATCACCCTGATCATCCAACACAGCGGCGGCGGGCGCACCAAAAACATGGTGACCCCGTTGTCGAAGCTGGCGGATGTGGTGCGCGTGGACAAGGTCAAACCCAGTGAACGCTTTGCCTGGCTCAATCAGGAGTTCCGCAACCACGGCGTCAAGGTCACCCCCGATGTCGTCAATGCGGTGCTTGAAGGCGTCGGCAGTGACCTACGTGAACTAGCTAGCGCTGCGGCGCAATTGGTTGCCGACACCGGCGGGGACGTCACCGTCGAGAATGTGCGCCAGTTTTACCGGGGTGTGGCGGAGGTGTCCGGTTTCGACATCGCCGACCTGGCGTGCGCGGGGAACACCGCACGGGCTGTTGCCTCTACGCGCCGGGCATTGCAGTTGGGGCTGTCGCCGGTGTTGTTGACTAGTGCGTTGGCGACGAAGGTGGGGCAGATCGCCCGCATGTATTCCACAGCCAGGCCCGATGCGCGGGAGTTGAAGATGCAGCCCTGGCTGATGGACAAGACCCATAAGGTTGCCCGGCGGTGGAATGGGGATTCTGTGAGCCGCGCGGTGATTGTGATCGCCGAGCTTGAGGCTGCCGTGAAGGGCCAGGGTGGGGACCCGAATTATGCGCTGGAGCATGCTGTGCGTGAGATCAGCGAGCTCGCCAGGCGCTAA
- a CDS encoding ComEC/Rec2 family competence protein: protein MTRYAVAGGDFYQPLEPTRAVEEHRLLWPAIVAWASAGAVIWFCGGGLAVHAGLATGLIAAVAVLWWAYGAGQSGLSAAVGSAAGAVAWLRCRQMANHPLSVELGRRIDVVGRVEGSPRMLEHSMMLQLGIDGVPGTVPCFAPGLGLDEVHRGDFLTAAAVTQPSTRPGLVSVTCRLSEVQVVQASDPWAWIRGRLAQAAGRVLSSEHAGLFGGMAIGDTSGQSAQQRQVFIDTGLSHLSAVSGANVAIVLGTVVALLGTQAPKVRAVAAAISLAVFIAVVGTEASVIRAGIVGSVAVVTMVSDRRTQPAHTLFLAVIAMVILDPGMALNYGFALSVVATGGIILLTPVLLRSIFRILPRIPMPWAQLLAVTLAADLSTMPIIALMAGRTSLVSLIANLLAGPAVPPVTILGLVATLTACVNTTAASLIIELTRPFLWWINTVADILGKQPWATTHIPAQWLGLGLAWMLYALLWHDRSRERTSDSGRRTLPGRTSTRRHHHPGQTTTTPRHRPAHHPAARRRSNVERNV from the coding sequence GTGACGCGCTATGCGGTGGCCGGTGGGGACTTTTATCAGCCACTGGAGCCCACTCGGGCGGTCGAAGAACACCGACTGCTGTGGCCGGCGATCGTAGCGTGGGCGAGTGCCGGTGCGGTGATCTGGTTCTGTGGTGGCGGCCTCGCGGTGCACGCAGGGCTGGCGACAGGGCTTATCGCCGCGGTGGCTGTTCTGTGGTGGGCCTATGGTGCGGGCCAGTCGGGCTTGAGCGCTGCTGTGGGTTCTGCCGCTGGGGCGGTCGCGTGGCTGCGCTGCCGGCAGATGGCCAACCACCCCCTGTCGGTGGAGCTGGGTAGAAGGATCGATGTGGTGGGGCGCGTCGAGGGCTCGCCACGAATGCTCGAGCATTCCATGATGCTCCAATTGGGGATTGATGGTGTCCCGGGGACCGTGCCCTGTTTCGCGCCGGGTCTGGGCCTTGATGAGGTGCACCGTGGGGACTTCCTCACGGCGGCCGCAGTGACACAACCAAGCACGCGCCCGGGGCTGGTTAGCGTTACTTGCAGGCTCAGCGAGGTACAGGTGGTGCAGGCCAGCGACCCGTGGGCATGGATCCGGGGGCGGCTGGCGCAGGCTGCTGGGCGCGTGCTGTCGAGCGAGCATGCAGGCTTGTTCGGCGGCATGGCCATTGGGGATACCAGTGGGCAGAGCGCCCAGCAGCGGCAGGTGTTCATCGACACTGGCTTGTCTCATCTTTCGGCGGTCAGCGGGGCCAACGTCGCGATCGTGCTCGGCACCGTGGTGGCTCTGCTTGGTACCCAGGCGCCGAAGGTGCGGGCGGTCGCGGCGGCGATCAGCCTCGCGGTGTTCATCGCGGTGGTCGGCACCGAGGCCTCTGTTATTCGTGCGGGCATCGTTGGCAGCGTCGCGGTGGTCACCATGGTCTCCGACCGCCGCACCCAACCCGCGCACACCTTGTTTCTGGCAGTGATCGCGATGGTTATCCTCGACCCCGGCATGGCGCTGAATTACGGCTTTGCACTGTCGGTGGTTGCAACCGGTGGAATCATCTTGCTCACCCCTGTGCTGTTGCGCAGCATCTTCCGCATCCTCCCGCGCATACCGATGCCCTGGGCTCAACTGTTGGCAGTCACCCTTGCCGCGGACCTGTCCACCATGCCGATCATCGCCCTCATGGCAGGCCGCACGTCCCTGGTATCACTGATCGCTAACCTGCTTGCCGGACCGGCAGTGCCACCAGTGACCATCCTGGGGCTGGTCGCAACCTTAACTGCCTGCGTGAACACCACCGCGGCGTCATTAATTATTGAGCTGACGCGGCCATTTTTGTGGTGGATCAACACAGTTGCCGACATACTCGGCAAGCAACCCTGGGCCACCACCCACATTCCCGCCCAGTGGCTGGGGCTGGGGCTCGCCTGGATGCTCTACGCGCTGCTGTGGCACGATAGGAGCCGTGAGCGTACATCTGATTCTGGGCGACGAACCCTACCTGGCCGAACGAGCACGCGCAGGCATCATCACCCAGGTCAGACAACAACTACCCCCCGGCACCGACCTGCCCATCACCCTGCTGCGCGCAGGCGAAGTAACGTTGAGCGAAATGTATGA
- a CDS encoding ComEA family DNA-binding protein, whose protein sequence is MLDRIRPYVQPTGEEDLLFLQRPVRRRLRVGWRAAVGAALLLLVLVGWTWWRVHAWGEPVEVGSTESVAFVEGSGGGAEGEPGGELVVSVAGAVVHPGVIRVPAGSRVADVVEQAGLLPEADAVGLNLARKVADEEHIIVPTAGGQGAADGPPDSTSVGGAVVDSRISINTASVEELTGLPGVGIKTAEVIVSHRSEHGSFQSLEALMDVKGIGPSKFEALKDSIRL, encoded by the coding sequence ATGTTGGACAGAATTAGGCCCTATGTGCAGCCCACGGGGGAAGAAGACCTGTTGTTTCTGCAGCGGCCCGTGCGGCGGCGACTGCGGGTGGGGTGGCGTGCGGCGGTTGGTGCCGCGCTGTTGCTGCTTGTGCTGGTGGGGTGGACGTGGTGGAGGGTGCACGCGTGGGGCGAGCCGGTGGAGGTTGGCAGTACAGAGTCGGTGGCATTCGTCGAAGGCAGCGGTGGTGGCGCGGAGGGGGAGCCGGGCGGCGAGCTTGTGGTCAGTGTTGCCGGGGCAGTGGTGCACCCCGGGGTGATCCGGGTGCCTGCTGGATCGAGGGTGGCCGATGTGGTGGAGCAGGCAGGCCTGTTGCCGGAGGCTGACGCCGTGGGGCTGAACCTTGCGCGCAAAGTTGCGGATGAGGAACACATCATCGTGCCTACTGCGGGTGGGCAAGGCGCTGCTGATGGGCCACCGGATAGCACGAGTGTGGGCGGCGCGGTGGTGGATTCCAGAATTAGCATCAATACAGCCAGCGTCGAGGAGCTCACTGGTTTGCCAGGGGTAGGCATCAAGACAGCGGAGGTGATCGTGTCGCACCGCAGCGAGCACGGTAGCTTCCAGAGCCTTGAGGCGCTGATGGATGTCAAGGGCATTGGTCCGAGCAAGTTCGAGGCGTTGAAAGACAGCATCCGGTTGTGA
- a CDS encoding DegV family protein, which produces MPVRIVTDSSSCLPHDTAEELGIKVLDLHVMPPEESGEEAHTAGLTALELVAAYARQLERGGDEGVVALHLSKDLSSTYASAESAAAVFDDVAEPVRVVETSTIGMCVGAAAMAAATVAGEGGSVDECVEAASSTLERSEMFLYVDKVEGLRKSGRLSTTDALVSAALATRPIMQIKGGRIELAAKTRTQTKAFAKLIELIVTRANSRPVFIALQEHQASEAAARLSEAMESVLPEGSTFMTVPMSEVLAVHAGPGSIAVSAVFSE; this is translated from the coding sequence GTGCCGGTTCGGATTGTTACCGACTCGTCCAGCTGCTTGCCGCATGATACTGCCGAGGAACTTGGCATTAAGGTGCTGGATCTGCATGTGATGCCTCCTGAGGAGAGCGGGGAGGAAGCGCACACTGCGGGTTTGACGGCGTTGGAGTTGGTTGCTGCTTATGCGCGCCAGTTGGAGCGCGGCGGCGATGAGGGCGTTGTTGCTTTGCATTTGTCTAAGGATTTATCGTCTACTTACGCGTCGGCGGAGTCTGCTGCCGCTGTGTTTGATGACGTCGCGGAGCCCGTGCGGGTTGTCGAGACCTCCACGATTGGCATGTGCGTGGGTGCTGCGGCGATGGCTGCGGCGACTGTTGCCGGCGAGGGCGGCAGTGTGGATGAGTGCGTCGAGGCGGCGTCATCGACGTTGGAGCGCTCGGAGATGTTCTTGTACGTCGACAAAGTGGAGGGGTTGCGTAAGTCGGGGCGCTTGTCGACGACTGATGCGTTGGTGTCGGCGGCGTTGGCGACTCGGCCGATCATGCAGATCAAGGGGGGTCGTATTGAGTTAGCGGCGAAAACCCGCACCCAGACTAAGGCTTTTGCGAAGCTTATTGAGTTGATTGTTACCCGGGCTAATTCGCGTCCGGTGTTTATTGCGCTGCAGGAGCACCAGGCATCGGAGGCTGCTGCTAGGTTGAGCGAGGCTATGGAGTCTGTGTTGCCGGAGGGCTCGACGTTTATGACGGTGCCGATGAGTGAGGTGTTGGCGGTGCACGCTGGGCCGGGCTCGATTGCTGTGTCGGCGGTGTTTAGCGAATAG
- a CDS encoding histidine phosphatase family protein, with amino-acid sequence MSRKLFLLRHGQTEYNATGRMQGQLDTELSAVGRKQADIAAQYLSRQHIGRIISSDLSRAKTTAQAVASKLDVPVEIDKRLRETNLGQWQGKSHAEVDGALPGARAQWRHDATWAPPGGETRLEVADRARAVVDEMMASWEQWDDDHALLLVAHGGTIGALTSALLDVPVSHYPMFSGLKNTCWAELTARPKFEASRADQGVGEFAGAESAQWYLDGWNIGQVMR; translated from the coding sequence ATGTCCCGTAAGCTTTTTCTGCTTCGTCACGGGCAGACTGAATACAACGCCACTGGCCGTATGCAGGGCCAGTTGGATACGGAACTGTCGGCGGTTGGCCGCAAGCAGGCGGATATTGCGGCGCAGTACTTGTCGCGTCAGCATATTGGCCGGATTATTAGTTCTGATTTGTCGCGTGCGAAGACGACCGCGCAGGCAGTTGCCTCCAAGTTGGATGTGCCGGTCGAGATAGATAAGCGTTTGCGGGAAACCAATTTGGGGCAGTGGCAGGGAAAGTCGCATGCCGAGGTCGATGGGGCTTTGCCGGGGGCGCGTGCCCAGTGGCGCCATGATGCGACGTGGGCACCGCCGGGTGGGGAAACCCGCCTGGAGGTTGCTGATCGTGCTCGTGCGGTGGTTGATGAGATGATGGCTTCGTGGGAGCAGTGGGACGATGACCACGCGTTGCTTCTGGTGGCCCACGGTGGAACCATTGGTGCGTTGACCAGTGCTCTGTTGGATGTTCCGGTGAGCCACTACCCGATGTTTAGTGGTTTGAAGAACACTTGTTGGGCGGAGTTGACTGCCCGGCCGAAGTTTGAGGCGTCCCGTGCAGACCAAGGGGTGGGGGAGTTTGCTGGTGCGGAGTCTGCCCAGTGGTATTTGGATGGGTGGAACATCGGCCAGGTGATGCGCTAG
- the rsfS gene encoding ribosome silencing factor encodes MSAHEKSIELATIAAHAAAEKLAEEIAVIDVSEQLVITDCFVIVSAPTERQVGAIVDEVEDKLREAGVKPIRREGVREGRWALLDYGEIVVHIMRDEERDFYGLDRLWRDCPYLQIEGIDMPERPAAWADEVNVREVSSIDEIPLAENEPDRDEL; translated from the coding sequence ATGAGCGCGCACGAGAAGTCCATTGAATTAGCGACGATCGCAGCACACGCCGCGGCTGAGAAGCTGGCGGAAGAAATTGCTGTGATTGATGTGTCCGAGCAGTTGGTGATCACCGATTGCTTTGTGATTGTGTCTGCACCGACGGAACGCCAGGTGGGTGCGATTGTTGATGAGGTTGAGGACAAGTTGCGCGAGGCTGGCGTGAAGCCGATCCGCCGCGAGGGTGTGCGCGAGGGCCGCTGGGCTTTGCTGGATTATGGCGAGATTGTTGTGCACATTATGCGCGACGAAGAGCGCGACTTCTATGGTTTGGATCGCCTGTGGCGCGACTGCCCCTACCTGCAGATTGAGGGCATTGATATGCCTGAGCGCCCGGCCGCGTGGGCGGATGAGGTCAACGTGCGCGAAGTGTCGTCGATTGATGAGATCCCCCTGGCGGAAAACGAGCCTGATCGGGACGAGCTGTAG
- the nadD gene encoding nicotinate-nucleotide adenylyltransferase: MADVQRIGIMGGTFDPIHNGHLVAGSEVADLFELDRVIFVPTGQPWQKSDRVVSSTEDRYLMTIVATAPNPRFRVSRVDIDRSGPTYTVDTLQDIKAQFPDAQLYFITGADALAQIMTWRDWESMLDLAEFVGVTRPGYKLEESFLPPQAQERVHLVEVPALAISSTDCRRRAASGRSVWYLVPDGVVQYIAKSHLYEGS, encoded by the coding sequence ATGGCAGACGTGCAGCGCATCGGCATCATGGGTGGCACTTTTGATCCCATCCACAATGGCCACTTGGTGGCGGGGTCGGAAGTGGCGGACCTTTTCGAATTAGACCGCGTGATTTTTGTGCCCACGGGTCAGCCGTGGCAGAAGTCTGACAGGGTGGTGAGTTCCACGGAGGACCGCTATCTGATGACAATCGTGGCGACCGCACCCAATCCGCGGTTCCGTGTGTCCCGGGTGGATATTGATCGGAGTGGGCCCACGTACACGGTTGACACTTTGCAGGATATTAAAGCTCAGTTTCCCGACGCACAGTTGTACTTTATTACCGGCGCGGATGCCTTGGCGCAGATTATGACGTGGCGGGACTGGGAGTCGATGCTCGACCTGGCCGAGTTTGTGGGGGTGACCCGCCCGGGTTACAAGCTGGAGGAAAGCTTCCTGCCGCCGCAGGCCCAAGAGCGCGTTCATTTGGTGGAGGTGCCTGCCCTGGCGATTAGTTCCACTGATTGCCGACGCCGCGCTGCCTCCGGTCGGTCCGTGTGGTACTTGGTGCCGGATGGTGTTGTGCAATATATTGCAAAGTCGCATCTGTACGAGGGTTCTTAA
- a CDS encoding energy-coupling factor transporter transmembrane component T family protein gives MASVRNVLVTNAMLGTYIDGDTVLHRMRPGVKMLLLVAFIVVVSVVVTDPWVAAGTTVVALLGYAVARIPVRVAWAQVLPPLPVLVVLSAATCWMDGVSRGVTIFFSVYASIVAATLFTLTTRVSAMLDALERGLGPLGRVGVPVRAVTLTLMLTIRLIPVQLQAVGQAIEAARARGSRMSLVSVGVPVIIRSVRRAQTLGDALIARGAGD, from the coding sequence ATGGCGTCTGTGCGTAATGTGCTGGTGACCAATGCGATGTTGGGCACGTATATCGATGGCGATACGGTGTTGCATCGGATGCGTCCGGGGGTGAAGATGCTGCTGTTGGTGGCGTTCATTGTGGTCGTGAGCGTTGTGGTGACTGACCCGTGGGTGGCGGCTGGTACGACTGTGGTGGCGTTGCTGGGTTATGCGGTGGCACGTATTCCTGTGCGGGTTGCGTGGGCGCAGGTGTTGCCGCCGCTGCCGGTGTTGGTGGTGCTGAGTGCGGCGACGTGTTGGATGGATGGTGTGTCTCGCGGCGTCACTATTTTTTTCAGCGTGTATGCGTCGATTGTTGCGGCGACGCTGTTTACGTTGACGACGCGGGTGAGTGCCATGTTGGATGCGTTGGAGCGTGGGCTTGGTCCTTTGGGGCGGGTGGGGGTGCCCGTGCGGGCGGTGACGTTGACGTTGATGTTGACGATCCGGCTGATTCCGGTGCAGCTGCAGGCGGTGGGGCAGGCTATTGAAGCCGCGAGGGCCCGGGGTTCACGCATGTCGCTGGTGAGCGTGGGGGTGCCGGTGATTATTCGTAGCGTGCGGCGGGCGCAGACGTTGGGTGATGCCCTGATCGCGCGTGGGGCGGGCGACTAG
- a CDS encoding energy-coupling factor ABC transporter ATP-binding protein yields the protein MPEVVFSAVGFQPDRSDRMILSGVDVALAQRRVAIIGLNGGGKSTFVRMINGLLEPTCGTVRVDGLDPVKQGKQVRRRVGFVFADADNQIIMPTVREDVEFSLRRDVKKKEERRRAADAVLDRFGLGELAKRSPHVLSGGQKQLLALASVCVMQPQLIIADEPTTLLDLRNRMMLREVFQGIEQSMYVVTHDLDFVSDFDRALCIDQGSIVADGEPRDVIDFYTRRVV from the coding sequence ATCCCGGAGGTTGTTTTCTCTGCGGTGGGGTTTCAGCCCGACCGCAGCGATCGGATGATTCTTTCGGGTGTTGACGTCGCGTTGGCTCAGCGCCGCGTGGCGATCATCGGGCTGAATGGGGGCGGGAAGTCGACGTTTGTCCGCATGATTAATGGGCTGTTGGAGCCTACGTGTGGCACTGTTCGGGTGGATGGGCTGGATCCTGTGAAGCAGGGTAAACAGGTTCGTCGTCGGGTCGGCTTTGTGTTCGCGGATGCTGATAATCAGATCATCATGCCGACGGTGCGTGAGGATGTGGAGTTCAGTCTGCGTCGCGACGTCAAAAAAAAGGAGGAGCGTCGTCGGGCGGCGGATGCTGTGTTGGATCGTTTTGGTTTGGGCGAGTTGGCTAAGCGTTCGCCGCATGTGTTGTCGGGTGGGCAGAAGCAGTTGTTGGCGTTGGCGTCGGTGTGCGTGATGCAGCCGCAGTTGATCATCGCTGACGAGCCCACGACTTTGTTGGATTTGCGTAACCGGATGATGCTGCGAGAGGTGTTTCAGGGGATCGAGCAGTCGATGTATGTGGTCACGCATGATCTGGATTTTGTGTCTGATTTTGATCGGGCGTTGTGTATCGACCAGGGCAGTATTGTGGCTGACGGTGAGCCCCGCGACGTCATTGATTTTTATACGCGCCGGGTGGTGTGA
- a CDS encoding biotin transporter BioY translates to MSSTQLRTIASVAVFAALIIASGMVSIPSPVAGVPIVLQNAFCVLAGLVLGPKRGTLAVAVFLLLGVIGLPVLPGGRTVLAAMAGPSAGYLVGYLFSAPIAGWISQGSLKRSTGVMTVGFAVAAVLALLSQYVFGVPVLMIRSGLDLQAAVTAQFAFLPGLVIKAIAITAISVAVVRALPDVR, encoded by the coding sequence ATGTCTTCTACTCAACTTCGCACGATCGCGTCTGTCGCGGTGTTCGCGGCCCTAATTATTGCTTCGGGCATGGTGTCGATTCCGTCCCCGGTGGCTGGTGTGCCGATCGTGTTGCAGAATGCGTTTTGTGTTTTAGCTGGTCTGGTGTTGGGCCCTAAGCGCGGCACGTTGGCTGTGGCGGTGTTCTTGCTGCTTGGTGTGATTGGTTTGCCGGTGTTGCCTGGTGGCCGCACGGTGTTGGCGGCGATGGCTGGCCCTTCGGCGGGTTATTTGGTGGGGTATCTTTTCTCGGCTCCTATTGCTGGCTGGATTTCGCAAGGTTCGCTGAAGCGTTCCACGGGTGTGATGACCGTTGGTTTTGCTGTGGCTGCTGTGCTGGCGTTGTTGTCGCAGTACGTCTTTGGTGTGCCGGTTTTGATGATCCGTTCGGGCTTGGATTTGCAGGCTGCGGTGACTGCCCAGTTTGCGTTCCTTCCGGGTTTGGTTATCAAGGCGATCGCTATCACTGCGATTTCGGTGGCGGTTGTGCGCGCGTTGCCCGATGTGCGCTAG